Proteins encoded within one genomic window of Flavobacterium sp. NG2:
- the gmk gene encoding guanylate kinase, whose amino-acid sequence MKKGKLIVFSAPSGSGKTTIVRHLLKQEDLNLEFSISAATREARGEEVSGKDYYFISLEEFKQHIKNEDFVEWEEVYRDNFYGTLKSEVERIWALGKNVIFDIDVAGGLRIKHKFPEETLAVFVKPPSVDELKRRLKERSTESEDKINMRIAKAHVELATAPQFDVVIKNYDLEVALKEAYDLVNKFVNE is encoded by the coding sequence ATGAAAAAAGGAAAATTAATCGTATTCTCTGCGCCATCAGGTTCAGGAAAAACAACTATAGTAAGGCATTTATTAAAACAAGAAGATTTGAATTTAGAATTTTCTATTTCGGCTGCTACCCGTGAAGCACGTGGCGAGGAAGTAAGCGGAAAAGATTATTACTTTATTTCTCTCGAAGAATTCAAACAACACATCAAAAACGAAGATTTCGTAGAATGGGAAGAAGTCTATCGTGATAATTTCTATGGGACGCTTAAGAGTGAAGTAGAACGTATTTGGGCTTTGGGCAAAAATGTGATTTTTGATATCGATGTGGCAGGAGGTTTACGCATCAAACACAAATTCCCTGAAGAAACTCTAGCCGTTTTTGTAAAACCACCCAGTGTCGATGAACTAAAACGAAGACTTAAAGAACGTTCTACTGAAAGCGAAGACAAAATCAACATGCGTATCGCCAAAGCACACGTAGAACTAGCTACAGCTCCACAATTTGATGTTGTTATCAAGAATTATGATCTGGAAGTGGCGTTGAAAGAAGCGTACGATTTAGTGAATAAGTTTGTGAATGAATAA
- a CDS encoding carbohydrate kinase, protein MIKATCFGEVLWDVFPTHKKIGGAPLNVAVRLESMKNEVSIISKIGNDKKGRKLIDFLKVNHVDTTGIQIDSEFKTGKVKVVLDDSGSASYTINHPRAWDKIELTETAQNLTKDADAFIYGSLASRDEVSRNTLYELLKIAKYKIFDVNLRKPHYTAEVLSHLMNEADFIKFNDDEIYEIADLIGPSSPSFDQTVLFIAEQTNTKCICVTRGSQGAVLYFDGTFYYNSGYQIVVVDTVGAGDSFLATLINKIMKKADPQDALDYACAIGALVASHEGANPIIEEEEITNLMGKSLT, encoded by the coding sequence ATGATAAAAGCAACCTGTTTTGGAGAAGTTTTGTGGGATGTGTTTCCAACGCATAAAAAAATTGGGGGAGCACCCCTCAATGTTGCTGTGAGATTAGAGTCTATGAAAAATGAGGTCTCTATTATCAGTAAAATTGGAAACGATAAAAAGGGAAGGAAGTTAATTGATTTTTTGAAAGTTAACCATGTGGATACAACTGGAATCCAAATAGATTCTGAATTTAAAACAGGAAAAGTCAAAGTAGTCTTAGACGACAGTGGCTCTGCTTCTTATACCATTAATCACCCAAGAGCTTGGGACAAAATCGAATTAACCGAAACGGCTCAAAACCTAACCAAGGATGCTGATGCTTTCATCTACGGTAGTCTCGCTTCTAGAGATGAAGTATCAAGAAACACCTTGTATGAGCTATTGAAAATCGCGAAATATAAAATTTTTGATGTCAACTTGCGTAAGCCGCATTATACGGCCGAGGTGTTGTCACATTTAATGAATGAAGCCGATTTTATAAAGTTTAATGATGACGAAATCTACGAAATCGCAGACCTAATAGGACCTAGTTCGCCATCATTTGACCAAACCGTTTTGTTTATTGCAGAACAAACCAATACCAAATGCATTTGTGTAACCCGCGGAAGTCAAGGTGCTGTTTTATACTTTGATGGTACGTTTTATTACAATTCAGGATACCAAATCGTGGTAGTTGATACTGTAGGTGCTGGAGATTCATTCCTTGCAACTCTAATCAATAAAATCATGAAAAAAGCAGACCCTCAAGACGCCTTGGATTACGCCTGTGCCATTGGTGCTTTAGTCGCCAGTCACGAAGGTGCAAACCCAATTATTGAGGAAGAAGAAATAACTAATTTGATGGGGAAGTCGTTAACCTAA